Proteins encoded within one genomic window of Halodesulfurarchaeum formicicum:
- a CDS encoding ATP-binding protein yields MSHVLGRTAQSGPTVELGSFLARDGSEGASVALDLDRPHVSLFAGKRGSGKSYTLGVLAEGLAAARGVTGVVIDPMGVFAGLKAGGEATVVSAPTVAADALEPRDWCELLDLDPASQAGALLWQVAESARTLEGMQRAATEADAPRAAIRAVANHLTLADGWGVFNPEGLDAERLLEPSVTVLDTSKLTDQALSVVTAAVARTLYETAVAESIPRLPWLVIDEAQSVLDGIAEGPLRTILTRGRHPGVSLALATQRPAALPPVAISQADLICSHRLTATADIDALATARPTYLGASIQDRLPDGVGEAMVIDDTTESAVTVQIRERYTPHGGDSPRATGRAKL; encoded by the coding sequence ATGTCTCACGTACTCGGTCGAACGGCCCAATCCGGACCCACCGTCGAACTGGGTTCGTTTCTCGCCCGTGACGGGAGCGAGGGTGCGTCGGTCGCGCTCGACCTCGACCGGCCCCACGTCTCGCTGTTCGCTGGCAAGCGCGGGTCGGGCAAATCCTACACACTCGGCGTGCTCGCGGAGGGGCTCGCGGCCGCACGGGGCGTCACCGGCGTCGTGATCGATCCGATGGGCGTCTTCGCGGGATTGAAGGCAGGTGGCGAGGCCACGGTCGTCTCCGCCCCGACCGTTGCTGCGGACGCCCTCGAACCCCGGGACTGGTGTGAGCTTCTGGATCTCGATCCCGCCAGTCAAGCGGGGGCGCTCCTCTGGCAGGTCGCCGAATCGGCCCGGACCCTCGAGGGAATGCAACGGGCCGCCACAGAGGCCGACGCCCCGCGCGCGGCCATCCGTGCGGTGGCAAACCATCTGACTCTCGCCGATGGGTGGGGGGTTTTCAACCCCGAGGGCCTCGACGCCGAGCGGTTGCTGGAGCCGTCGGTGACGGTCCTCGACACATCGAAACTCACCGACCAGGCGCTGTCGGTCGTGACCGCAGCGGTAGCGCGGACCCTCTACGAGACGGCCGTCGCGGAGTCGATCCCCCGCCTTCCCTGGTTGGTGATCGACGAGGCTCAATCGGTCCTCGACGGCATCGCCGAAGGACCGCTCCGGACGATTCTGACTCGGGGCCGGCATCCGGGTGTGAGCCTCGCGTTGGCGACACAGCGGCCGGCGGCCCTCCCGCCGGTCGCCATCTCCCAGGCCGATCTGATCTGCTCCCACCGGTTGACCGCGACCGCGGATATCGACGCGCTCGCGACGGCACGGCCGACCTATCTTGGGGCGTCGATTCAGGATCGACTGCCAGACGGCGTGGGCGAGGCCATGGTAATC
- a CDS encoding DUF7382 domain-containing protein, whose protein sequence is MSWYERLAVDERGIEGLPVRLIIAFVVGVAALSVMLNMISGVESFAVAELDVKPEPQVVGPEQHQIELTAIGSDDSPVADATIIVESGTASLDSMAVATTDEDGTATVEIDPSLGPNQAKGTLKIDVEPPAGSNYMDRRENSEITVLASGVD, encoded by the coding sequence ATGTCGTGGTACGAACGACTGGCGGTAGACGAACGGGGTATCGAAGGACTGCCGGTGCGGCTCATCATCGCCTTCGTGGTCGGGGTCGCGGCCCTCTCGGTGATGCTCAACATGATCTCCGGGGTGGAATCCTTTGCAGTGGCCGAACTCGATGTGAAACCGGAACCGCAGGTCGTCGGGCCCGAACAGCACCAGATCGAACTCACGGCGATCGGCAGCGACGACTCGCCCGTCGCCGACGCGACCATCATCGTCGAGAGTGGCACCGCCTCGCTGGATAGCATGGCCGTGGCGACGACCGACGAGGACGGCACGGCGACCGTAGAGATCGATCCTTCACTCGGGCCGAATCAGGCGAAAGGCACACTCAAGATCGACGTCGAGCCCCCGGCCGGCTCGAACTATATGGATCGTCGAGAGAACAGCGAGATCACCGTCCTGGCCTCGGGGGTTGATTAG
- a CDS encoding protein-L-isoaspartate O-methyltransferase family protein yields the protein MEFAAVRESMVDSLEHDTKAVVEATPVGDAMRTVPRHEFVDAEHRAYMDQSFTHRDSTVLAPSLAGRLVEALAPEPGDSVLVVGAGVGYTVAVLAEIVGARRVHAVDISRQLVHDARRNLRTTGYRDVLVDCRDGAQGLPEYAPFDRILLEAGVAEVPRALTDQLAPGGRLVAPVGRGEQRLLAIEGGEEVADFGQVGFKPLLIDGEQGGAITRNRTEREDREHAARARQRRQGWEIEWDVSNQPPRPGR from the coding sequence ATGGAGTTCGCGGCGGTCCGGGAATCGATGGTCGACAGCCTGGAACACGACACGAAAGCGGTCGTGGAGGCGACACCGGTCGGAGACGCGATGCGGACGGTGCCCCGCCACGAGTTCGTCGACGCCGAGCACCGGGCCTACATGGACCAATCGTTCACCCACCGGGATTCGACGGTCCTCGCCCCGAGCCTGGCCGGGCGGCTGGTCGAGGCCCTCGCCCCCGAGCCCGGGGATTCCGTGCTCGTTGTCGGAGCCGGAGTCGGATACACGGTCGCCGTCCTCGCCGAAATCGTCGGTGCCAGGCGCGTTCACGCCGTGGACATCAGCCGCCAGTTGGTCCACGACGCCCGGCGCAACCTCCGGACGACCGGCTATCGGGACGTGCTGGTCGATTGTCGCGACGGTGCCCAGGGGCTCCCGGAGTACGCCCCCTTCGATCGGATTCTCCTCGAAGCCGGGGTCGCCGAGGTGCCACGAGCGCTCACGGATCAGCTGGCCCCAGGCGGTCGGCTCGTCGCGCCAGTCGGTCGTGGTGAGCAACGGCTGCTCGCCATCGAGGGGGGAGAGGAGGTCGCCGACTTCGGCCAGGTCGGATTCAAACCCCTCTTGATCGACGGCGAGCAGGGCGGCGCCATCACGCGAAATCGGACCGAACGGGAGGATCGCGAGCACGCCGCACGGGCACGGCAGCGCCGGCAGGGCTGGGAGATCGAGTGGGACGTGTCTAATCAACCCCCGAGGCCAGGACGGTGA
- a CDS encoding HVO_0476 family zinc finger protein has translation MNDTPDRVAVPCPSCSPDLETAHEVLSAGGGQLTVRCTECDHVHKVQPETAETVERQVVVSQDGDSFSTTVSVPAEERVRVGEEFIVETEEAIMQVRITDLETGEETRASTADAGDVETFWTRAVDNVSVKVTLHPREGDPDDTRSLTAYVPGDFEFTIGERMTLGEDEFEVTDIHVRETAIDRYPFQKLGDEGDTVEAKDIKRVYGYEEGTTRAWSAW, from the coding sequence ATGAACGACACACCGGATCGGGTTGCAGTTCCCTGTCCATCCTGTTCGCCGGATCTAGAGACCGCCCACGAGGTACTTTCGGCGGGTGGCGGCCAGTTGACAGTGCGCTGTACCGAGTGCGATCACGTCCACAAAGTCCAACCCGAGACAGCGGAAACCGTCGAGCGACAGGTCGTCGTCTCCCAGGACGGCGACTCCTTTTCGACGACGGTTTCGGTCCCAGCCGAGGAGCGAGTTCGGGTCGGCGAGGAGTTCATCGTCGAGACCGAGGAGGCGATCATGCAGGTTCGGATCACGGACCTGGAGACCGGCGAGGAGACTCGCGCCTCGACCGCCGACGCCGGGGACGTCGAGACCTTCTGGACCCGAGCGGTCGACAACGTGAGCGTGAAAGTCACCCTCCATCCCCGCGAGGGCGACCCCGACGACACCCGGAGTTTGACGGCCTACGTGCCCGGCGACTTCGAGTTCACCATCGGGGAGCGGATGACACTTGGCGAAGACGAGTTCGAGGTGACCGACATCCACGTCCGGGAGACCGCGATCGATCGCTACCCCTTCCAGAAGCTTGGCGACGAGGGCGACACTGTCGAGGCCAAAGACATCAAGCGCGTGTACGGCTACGAGGAAGGGACGACCCGTGCCTGGTCGGCCTGGTGA
- a CDS encoding aminopeptidase: MGLRPGAETAVHQCLDLQPEESCVVVTDDERRPIGEALYEVAAAVTDDAVLLTYPPGEEHGQEPPDPVAGAIKASDTFLAPTTKSISHTRARSDATDAGVRGATLPGITEAVFEQGLEADYDRIRETCERVHQAVADADEIRVTAPAGTDIVVEPGDREWRLDTGDVTEPGSFSNLPAGEVFISPQTATGRYVVDGTMRPYGRLEAGQTLAFEVEDGVVTDIEDGQIRETVEGAAESVGEAAYNLAELGIGTNVAVTELVGSVLLDEKAAGTVHFAIGDDAGIGGDTDAPIHLDGVIRDPTVFVDGEEIELPAPDTTEA, translated from the coding sequence ATGGGACTTCGGCCTGGCGCTGAAACGGCGGTCCACCAGTGTCTCGACCTGCAACCCGAGGAAAGCTGTGTCGTCGTCACCGACGACGAGCGACGCCCGATCGGCGAAGCCCTCTACGAGGTCGCCGCCGCGGTGACAGATGACGCCGTCCTCCTGACCTACCCGCCCGGGGAGGAACACGGCCAAGAGCCGCCCGACCCAGTCGCCGGCGCGATCAAGGCGAGTGATACCTTCCTTGCACCCACGACGAAGAGCATCAGCCACACCCGGGCCAGAAGCGACGCCACCGACGCTGGTGTCCGGGGTGCGACGCTGCCCGGCATCACGGAAGCCGTCTTCGAGCAGGGCCTGGAGGCCGATTACGACCGGATCCGAGAGACCTGTGAACGGGTTCATCAGGCCGTGGCCGACGCGGACGAGATCAGGGTCACCGCCCCGGCGGGGACCGACATCGTCGTCGAGCCCGGGGACCGGGAGTGGCGGCTGGACACCGGAGACGTGACCGAGCCGGGATCGTTCTCGAATCTGCCCGCCGGCGAGGTGTTCATCAGCCCGCAGACGGCCACCGGTCGATACGTCGTCGACGGGACGATGCGGCCGTACGGTCGTCTGGAAGCGGGCCAGACACTTGCCTTCGAAGTCGAGGATGGCGTGGTTACCGACATCGAAGACGGTCAGATCCGCGAGACCGTCGAGGGCGCTGCTGAATCGGTCGGCGAGGCGGCCTACAACCTCGCGGAACTGGGTATCGGGACGAACGTCGCCGTCACCGAACTGGTCGGCTCGGTGCTGCTGGACGAGAAGGCCGCCGGGACGGTACACTTCGCGATCGGCGACGACGCCGGGATCGGCGGCGACACAGACGCCCCGATCCATCTGGATGGTGTGATCCGCGATCCAACAGTGTTCGTCGACGGCGAGGAGATCGAATTGCCCGCTCCCGACACGACCGAAGCCTGA
- a CDS encoding type II glyceraldehyde-3-phosphate dehydrogenase, translating into MIQVGINGYGTIGKRVADAVAAQPDMTVVGVAKTRPNYEATVAVESGYDLYAAIPERADQFGEAGLETAGTVEELIEASDIVVDATPSGVGADNKSLYEAADTPALFQGGEDDALVDVSFNARSNYEAAADADSVRVVSCNTTGLSRLIAPLREAFGIERVRATLVRRGGDPAQSDRGPINDILPDPKTLPSHHGPDVKTIFPDLSIDTLGLKVPATLMHMHSLNVTLESAPDVETVRDALADEDRLALLGEDLDITGTADVKEYAMDMGRPRGDFWENAIWDESITVKGRELYLFQAIHQESDVVPENIDAIRAVLEAEDKATSMARTNEALGLSDSPNPYPRP; encoded by the coding sequence ATGATCCAGGTGGGAATCAACGGCTACGGGACGATCGGAAAGCGGGTGGCCGACGCGGTCGCCGCCCAGCCCGACATGACCGTGGTGGGCGTGGCGAAGACCCGACCGAACTACGAGGCCACGGTGGCCGTCGAGTCGGGCTATGACCTCTATGCGGCGATCCCCGAGCGCGCCGACCAGTTCGGCGAGGCGGGTCTGGAGACGGCCGGGACCGTCGAGGAACTCATCGAGGCGAGTGACATCGTCGTCGACGCGACCCCCTCGGGTGTCGGCGCGGACAACAAGTCACTCTACGAGGCTGCGGACACCCCGGCGCTGTTCCAGGGCGGCGAGGACGATGCCCTCGTCGACGTGAGCTTCAACGCCCGCTCGAACTACGAGGCGGCCGCCGACGCGGACTCCGTCCGGGTCGTCTCCTGTAACACGACCGGGCTCTCCAGGCTGATCGCCCCGCTCCGCGAGGCCTTTGGCATCGAGCGGGTTCGGGCCACGCTGGTCCGCCGGGGCGGCGATCCGGCCCAGAGCGACCGCGGCCCGATCAACGACATCCTGCCCGACCCAAAGACGTTGCCCTCCCATCACGGCCCCGACGTGAAAACGATCTTCCCTGACCTCTCGATCGACACGCTGGGGCTCAAGGTCCCGGCGACGCTGATGCACATGCACTCGCTGAACGTGACCCTGGAGTCAGCGCCGGACGTCGAGACGGTTCGGGACGCCCTGGCCGACGAGGACCGCCTCGCGCTGCTCGGCGAGGATCTCGACATCACCGGAACCGCCGACGTCAAGGAGTACGCGATGGACATGGGCCGGCCCCGCGGGGACTTCTGGGAGAACGCGATCTGGGACGAGTCGATCACCGTCAAGGGCCGGGAGCTATACCTGTTCCAGGCGATCCACCAGGAGTCCGACGTGGTGCCCGAGAACATTGATGCGATCCGGGCGGTCCTCGAAGCCGAGGACAAGGCCACCAGCATGGCCCGCACGAACGAGGCGCTTGGCCTCTCGGACAGCCCGAATCCTTATCCGCGGCCGTAG
- a CDS encoding Hsp20/alpha crystallin family protein: MRDDREDPFDDIFREIERMMNDMVGTAGPQEGGIQQSGVGTAGPTHIDAYEDDDTIRVVADLPGVAREDISVQSDGEYVTVRAENETRQYDERIALPAPVDPESGSGTYNNGVLEVTFDRARETTDIDIE, translated from the coding sequence ATGAGAGACGACCGTGAGGACCCGTTCGACGACATTTTCCGCGAGATCGAGCGCATGATGAACGACATGGTCGGGACTGCCGGCCCGCAGGAGGGTGGCATCCAGCAGAGCGGTGTCGGCACCGCGGGCCCGACGCATATCGACGCCTACGAGGACGATGATACGATTCGAGTCGTGGCCGACTTGCCGGGTGTGGCTCGCGAGGACATCAGCGTCCAGAGCGACGGGGAGTACGTGACTGTGCGTGCTGAAAACGAGACCCGGCAGTACGACGAGCGGATCGCCCTGCCCGCACCGGTCGATCCCGAATCCGGCTCCGGGACGTACAACAACGGCGTCCTCGAGGTCACCTTCGATCGGGCCCGGGAGACCACGGACATCGACATCGAGTAG
- a CDS encoding ATP-grasp domain-containing protein, translated as MLTLGIAHKAETAARIREPLAARDIDVEHVSLTGDTTALSSDVAHDLDIGLVFPSRLMEGGLLTARLDIPWVNDRTAVLRSRNKAETLARLDAAGLPVPETVFVSDPVSDADLRSAADKFEPPIVIKPNSATRGEGILKVTEWDSLLGVTDYLDLLHQFPATRDRSYLLQEYLPAARDIRVMVIDGQVVGAVERTLPESAREAGHWKHNVHRGAEATAIEPRESIRELAEAAAAAMDISLLGVDILETDSRTVISETNARPTIDVAEKYDERFYDVLAATIRATAR; from the coding sequence ATGCTCACCCTCGGCATCGCCCACAAGGCCGAGACCGCTGCCCGGATACGCGAACCCCTCGCCGCCCGGGACATCGACGTCGAGCACGTCTCGCTGACTGGCGACACGACGGCCCTGTCGAGTGATGTTGCCCACGACCTCGACATCGGGCTGGTCTTCCCGAGCCGACTCATGGAAGGCGGCCTGCTCACGGCGCGACTGGACATTCCCTGGGTGAACGACCGAACTGCCGTGCTCCGGTCCCGGAACAAAGCCGAAACACTCGCCCGACTCGACGCGGCGGGTCTCCCCGTCCCGGAGACGGTCTTCGTCTCCGATCCCGTTTCTGACGCGGACCTCCGCTCGGCCGCCGACAAATTCGAGCCCCCGATCGTGATCAAGCCGAATTCGGCGACCCGTGGCGAGGGAATTTTGAAGGTCACGGAGTGGGATTCGCTTTTGGGCGTGACTGACTATCTGGACTTGCTCCACCAGTTCCCGGCGACGCGTGATCGGTCCTATCTCCTCCAGGAGTACCTGCCAGCGGCCCGGGACATCCGCGTGATGGTCATCGACGGACAGGTGGTCGGCGCGGTCGAGCGAACGCTTCCGGAATCGGCCCGTGAAGCGGGCCACTGGAAGCACAACGTGCATCGCGGCGCGGAAGCCACCGCGATCGAACCACGCGAATCGATTCGCGAACTGGCCGAGGCCGCTGCGGCCGCAATGGACATCTCGCTGCTCGGGGTCGATATCCTGGAGACCGATTCCCGAACGGTGATCTCGGAGACGAACGCGCGACCGACCATCGACGTGGCCGAGAAGTACGACGAACGGTTCTACGACGTGCTGGCGGCGACGATCCGTGCGACGGCTCGTTGA